The genomic region ACTTACTTTGACTGATGTGTTGCATGTGCCAAATATTCATAAGAATTTTGTTTCTTGCTCACTGTTGACTAAGAATGGTTTAAATTGGTCATTGAATTTGACAAGTTTGTACTCACAAACAATGGTATGTACGTGGGAAAAGGTTATATGAGTAATGGGctattcaaaattaatatagaGTGAATCTAGAATATTGCAAGTGTAGGTGGTTTGTAAAAATTTAGGTGTGATACCGTAGCcgtgtgatatatatatatatatatatatatatatatatatatatatatatatatatatatatatagcttgtAGTTTATGTACTTTTGTATTGTAAGAGTATAGATATAATACTATATGTGTTTGATGTTAGATATCTATAATTACTTTATTACTATTTCGGCTTctcttttactttattattattatatgtgttTGGTGTTAGATATCTAGAATTACTTCAGGAGGCTTATATGTGTCTAAGCACTCTAATCAAAAGAATTCAGTTATTTAGTTTACAACTTCACGTCTACAATttgttgtttgaattttatatttgcCCTCACATAACATATAGGTTGTGTTTGTTATTATtgcttaaataatagtttttagtatttagacaacattacacgtattttcatacatttttcacctacacgtatttctacaaaacaacaataatgTTACTAAACGGGCTCTAATAACTGGGACTTCTAGAACCTTTTAGACATGAAAAGAGTTTAGCCTCATCATTACCACTAAAGGGGTTTGACAAAATGTCTGAGAGAaatttgaaattacttcaattattttcttttatatgttttgATCTATTCATGTAGAGAGTAACGAGggtgaaaatggccaaataccacaattttcagaaatttgtagCAATTAAGCACAGTTTCGGAACTAAATGGGAATCTACCACTTTTAGGTACACAAGCTcactaaactcgagttctaaatGGTACTCGACTTTAGTAAACTCGAGTTTCTAGTTTCATTCAACCGTGGCGCTACTAACCTGgaatttgtgcaattaaaaaaaataatgtggtactcgagcttggtaaactcgacttccatgcaacacaatactcgagcATACCAGGTTCGAgtgtgtttatttttatgtttgtgttaattttttttctacggtactcgagcttggtaagctcgatttcattgtaaaatggaactcgagtttgctaagctcgagttccttataatttttttttttgaataatcgacaaacaaacataaacataacaataagtagttttttatgtttttatttatttaaatagaagtattgtaaaatatagagattttaatttcaaaatatgaatttttagaccactcataccccttgttcattcatttttaacacaCTCATCAATTTCTAACTTCTCGAAAGTATTATGGTCAAATTGTTTAAAAGATTGGGAGTTACAATGAGAAATTAGAacaacatgtaaaaaaaaaaaaaaaatctcactccATTTTTAGCCATGCGCACACCGAAAGAAGTTTAAGCTACATCTAGATGTGTAAGTTCTTGACTTGCAGTATTTTTAAGAGGAAtgttaaacatttttttatgtatacctAAATGTTTGGCTGATGATGTGAAAGTCGCTTTGGCAACTTTTTTTCTTGGCGAGTTGTAGCACCCCATGTTTAGATAACTTGtgactgttttctcataaaacacctagtgaaatcgtgttttctaaatttaaaaactaaatctgaatgcttttcatgtttaaatttcacaataatcgaatctatttttctccattgataaaattatcTTTCTAATATACACATGTTGTATCACGATTGACAGAAAAGTGCTCATTAGGTGTCCTCTCTTTTCTGTGGAAGACCACTCTGATAGATATAGCAACGATGTCGTAGATAAAAGACCTAGTCCAAGTCCAAAGATCACTCTGCTGAAGATGACCACataaaaagaatttgaaagGGAGAATGATATCGACCCCAAAATGACCACAATATTTTCCctcaaaaatcacaaattttctgagaaaaatttattcgattattgtgaaattcaaacataaaaaagcattcagatttggcttttaaatttagaaaacacaatttcagtaggtgttttatgagaaaacagtgaccAATTTATGCaatgaatagtaaataatttatgcggaaaagagagtgaacaattttttaaataatgctgaacataaaataattttatgcaaaatactagaaatagtttatgcaaaaaaatgtgaacaatttttatgagaaaacaatgaacaattttaattaatgaagaaaacaaattttatgaatgcaataagcagatttgaatatacagtaaacataaTGTgtagagagcaaattttattaatgtagaaacacattttatcaatgcagaaaaatagattcaattattgtgaaatccaaacatgaaaaagttttcaaatttggcttttaaatttagaaaacacgatttcactaggtgttttatgagaaaataacaAGTTATCTAAACATGGGGTGCTACAACTcgctaagaaaaaaaagttgccAAAGCGACTTTCACATCATCAGCCAAACATTTaggtatacataaaaaaatgtttaacaTTCCTCTTAGAAATACTGCAAGTCAAGAACTTACACATCTAGATGTAGCTTAAACTTCTTTCGGTGTGCCCATGGCTAAAAATGgagtgagatttttcttttactaacccccaatattttaaccaatttgaccataatGCTTTCGAGAAGATAGAACTTGATGagtgttaaaaatgaatgaacaaggggtatgagtggcctaaaaattcatattttgaaattaaaatctctatattttacaatgcttctatttaaataaataaaaacataaaaaaaaactacttatttttatgtttatgtgtatttgtcgatttttccaaaaaaaaagttataaggaaCACGAGCTtagcaaactcgagttccatattacaaggaacttgagctcaccaagctcgaggactgtagaaaaaaaattaacataaacacaaaaataaacataCTCAAGCCTGGTATGCTagagtattgtgttgcatggaagTCGAatttaccaagctcgagtaccacaatttttttttaattgcacaaattcCAAGTCATTAGCGCCACGGTGGAATGAAACTAGGAACTCGAGTACTatttagaactcgagtttagtgAGCTCGAGTACCTAAAAAGTGATAGATTCTCATTTAGTTTCGAAACAGTGCTTAATTGCTACAAATTTCTAAAAatggtggtatttggccattttcaccCTCGTTACTCCCTACATGAATAGATCAaaacatgtaaaagaaaataattgaagtaatttcaaatttctctcagacattttgtcaaacaccTTTAGTGGTAATGATGAGGCTAAACTCTCTTCATGTCCAAAAGGTTCTAAAAGTCCCAGTTATTAGGGTTATATGAGTAATGAGctattcaaaattaatatagaCTGAATCTGGAATATTGCAAGTGTGGTTTGGTTTGTAATAATTTAGGTGTGATACTGTAGTCGTGCAATATAGAAGTGACTTACACACGCACATATAGCTTTTAGTTTAAGTACTTTTGTATTGTAAAAGTATAGATATAATACTTCAGGAGGCTTATATGTGTTCGATGTTAGATATCTAGaattactttattattatttcggCTTCTCTTTAACTGTGTATATGATTCTTTACACTTTTCCTTTTGACTGCTTTTTGAAAACGTTGTTTGGCCTattaccaaaagaaaagaaaattatatggCCTGGATATATAAAGTGACAGGCTAGACTAGTCAGATCTTTTAATATGCTTAAGTTAGCCATGTGAATTTGTAATATAAATCAAAGCTAGTAATTTACATATATTACTTTAACTTTTTATGGACGTGATGAACTGGATTGGCCATCATTTGTATTCACGGTTTTGTGAAATAGTTTCTTTGCAATAACTATTTATTGACTTAATGTtatattatgattttaatgCACGTATGTGATTATGATCATTGATAACATTGAGTGGAATTGAAATGGTTCAGCAAAACGGTGATGTGTGGAGCAAATGGTGCAATCCATTTGGACAAAACAAAGGAGGAATGATAGAAAATATGTAATTAGTTGCCTCAAAGAAAATATGTAAGACACTATGAATTATGGAAAggtaaaataacttttttataattctttaaaTGTGGGGGTGTCTTCTTAAAAAGAAGGTGGTAGGATCAAAACTCATGTGAAGGCTGATTTAAAGAGGTTTTGTTTGAGATACAAAACAATGAACAATGACATAAGAAATATGCTACCTATTTCTAAATGTGTAATTACCAACTAAGTGTCTTGGTAGTACACATAATTATGGTAGGTCTTGATATATTCGTCAGAGACATATTATCATGAGGCAGTTGCTCTCAAATGGAAGTTGttccaaattataaaaatggaTTTGTAATCAGTTGTTTGAATGGAGAGCAAGTAAACTACTCATCAAGAGGAATGAGGTTAAAGTCTATGACATAAAAGTCTCTGGGATGACAACCTAACCTAGCTGACTGGAGATTCCAAGATCTAAGTTCAAAGGGACAACCGAATCATGAAGACTAGTTTTTATCACTATAGAGGTTACATCTCACATCCGTTCCTATGATGAAATAGTGATGCATGTAAGCAATGTTCAGGGTAAGCTTTGTTTTTAATGATTCTTATATCTTAAAATTCCAAGTGGGGTATAACAGGATACTTTTAATAAGAATCACCTATATGAGTGTGAAGTGGGTCGCTTCCATTAGAGTTTCAAGACTGAATTCTCTAAAGCACTTCATGAATTTACCAGGATATGTTTAGGACCGAACTGAACACAACTATAAGAACGAAATATGTTTGAAAAGGAGCTGTGTGAATTCTATTGTCTTGGTATACACAAACGGTTGACAGTTCAAAAATATCGTGTTCACTGATTAGCTAGTATATCTGATAATCTTTTACAAAGGAAAGTTCAAGCCAGAAGCTACTTCTCCCGATACAGTAACTTTTCTTTTACTCTCTCTGTGTCTGCATCATCATTTGCATTGCGTTTATCAATTTCTATtcatgtgggggattgttggaaaaatagcatAGAGTGAATAAGAATGATATTTTCTATGTTCATttgaagatgttattaaaagtagtaaaaatccggagtcccacataggaaaggaaatagataatatatgagtttatatgctcatgagtAGGATATTGGGTTGGGCTTTTGGCATATGTAGACTGAGCCtacttttataaataataatattttattattaaaatttttaagttagTTAGTCTGTGCACAATAGTTATTACTGAAATAGAGTGTCTGTTCAgtaacatataatttttcatagtcCCTCGTTTTCGTactgtagatcattttatctcAAGAGACAAATGTCTGTGAGTCTTAAAGCACCACAGTAATTGTGTGAGGGGcaaaatctgctttaaggagattgtgttAAACGCAAAACTTAATCTGAATTATTCATCATTCACACATTTGGtcaataagtttttaattatttgcagatttttacttatatatattcagtatttgtttattgtttttgtctatcaaatctatttgtgttattgtttattcttagattcgtgtattttttttttctctatcacaaaagtaaattattaaaatatatccaacaatcttaaaacaaatttatgtatttaaatttatttttatgattcaCGGCGAAAGAAATTTGTTGTTATACCCTACAcaaaacttagaaaaataagAGTTATGTTTACTGCATAAATATCtacttatttatattataaattaattcaTGATCTTCATGTTACGTGTTTGACTGTGTTAGAGATATTTATTTTTCAGTATCTATCCatcttctttatttatattatataatattaagaTATTTGTCTCTTTGCATTTTTGATTGACTGGGAGTCATGTGTGTAGATTGAATGATTTGTTTGCTTTGTATCTGCAATCTCTGATGTCTTTTTCCGTGTTAGCATCATTGCATGCAATTCCTTGTGTATTCTATAATAGCTGGAAAAATCTGGATTGAGTTTATCGGTTATTGCGAAAGTTAAATTGGGCCAAACGCAAGAAATAACACAGCCCTAATCCGATTCGGGCAGGCACAGTCCCACACCGACCTGTGTTTCTGGAAGGCTCTAGAACTTGCGCCACTCACTATATAATCTAATCTTTTCCGCTCCTGTACTTAACCaacagatctctctctctctctctctctctgacttcCACCATGAAACGTAGTTTCAGTGATGACGTTTCCGCCGTCAACGTCAAAAGCTCCGCCGTGAAACCCGTTTTCCTAGCCAGAGCGGAACGTGAAGCCTTAGCCCTAAAACGCCGTCAACAAGAAGCCGACGAAATCAACAAAAGCCGTCAAATCCTCCTCTCCTCCgctttcaacaacaacaaccacaaccgCCACAACAGCAGCGATCTCAACAAACCCTCCGATTCCGATCGCCACCGCGACCGTGACCGAGATCGGCGCAACAGAGACCGTGAGCGCGAAGAGGATGCCAAGTCTCGCGAGCGTGCGCGGGTGGAGAAGTTGGCGGAGCGAGAGCGCGAGAAAGAGCTCGACTCCATTAAAGAGCAGTACTTAGGGTCGAAGAAGCCAAAGAAGCGAGTTATCAAACCCAGCGAGAAGTTCAGATTCTCGTTCGATTGGGAGAACACGGAGGACACTTCTCGCGACATGAACGCACTCTACCAAAACCCTCACGAGGCTCAGCCCTTGTTCGGACGAGGCTTCCGCGCCGGCGTCGATCGCCGCGAGCAGAAGAAGCTCGCGGCCAAGAACGAGAAGGAGACGCGAGAGGAGATTCGCCGGAAGGATGGGGTGGAGGAGAGGCCGGAGGAGGCTGCGGCTCAGAAACTCAAAGAACAAGCTGCTGAGAAGTACGGCAATTTGGACATGAGAGTCGATCGACACTGGAGTGATAAGAAGCTCGAGGAAATGAGGGAGAGAGATTGGAGGATTTTCAGAGAGGATTTCAGTATCTCCTATAAGGGTTCGAAGATTCCTAGCCCTATGAGGGCTTGGGACGAGAGCAAATTGAGTCAAGATCTGTTGAAGGCGGTCGAGAAAGCCGGGTACAAGAAGCCTTCGCCTATTCAAATGGCGGCCATTCCACTCGGCCTACAACAGCGCGACGTGATTGGGATTGCAGAAACTGGTTCTGGCAAGACTGCTGCTTTCGTTCTCCCTATGCTCAGTTACATTACTAGACTACCTCCTATGAATGAAGAGATCGAGGCCGAAGGGCCTTATGCCGTTGTAATGGCACCCACTCGCGAGCTTGCTCAGCAAATTGAGGAAGAAACTAATAAGTTTGCTAAGAATTTGGGGATCAGAGTGGTCTCCATTGTTGGTGGGCAGTCTATTGAGGAACAAGGGTTTAGGATTAGGCAAGGGTGTGAGGTTGTCATCGCTACGCCGGGGCGTTTGATTGATTGTTTGGAGAGGCGATATGCGGTTCTCAATCAGTGTAATTATGTTGTTCTTGACGAGGCTGATCGGATGATAGATATGGGATTTGAGCCACAGGTTATGGGTGTGTTGGATGCAATGCCTTCTAGCAATTTGAAACCTGAAAACGAAGATGAAGAGCTTGATGGGAAGAAGATTTATAGAACCACTTATATGTTTAGTGCCACCATGCCGCCTGCAGTGGAGCGGCTTGCTAGAAAGTATCTGAGGAATCCTGTTGTGGTAACTATAGGTACTGCTGGAAAGACCACCGATTTGATATCCCAACATGTGATGATGGTTAAGGAATCCGAGAAGCTTTCTAGGTTGCAGAGATTGCTTGACGAACTTGGTAATGATAGGACTGCAATTGTGTTTGTTAACACTAGGAAGAATGCAGATAATGTTGCCAAGAACTTGGATAAGGCAGGCTATCGTGTTACAACCTTACATGGTGGAAAGTCGCAGGAGCAGAGGGAAATTAGTCTCGAGGGGTTTAGGGCGAAGAGATACAATGTCCTCGTTGCCACCGATGTTGCGGGGCGTGGGATTGACATACCCAATGTCGCCCAAGTCATAAATTTTGATATGCATGGGAGTATTGACACCTACACGCATCGTATTGGACGAACAGGACGTGCAGGCAAGACGGGTGTGGCCACTACATTCTTGACTCTTTCAGACTCTGATGTGTTTTATGATCTCAAGCAGATGCTTATCCAGAGTAACAGTAGTGTTCCTAATGAACTTGCAAGGCACGAGGCTTCCAAGTTCAAGCCAGGTTCAGTTCCTGATAGACCACCAAGAAGCAAAGACTTTGTTTTTGCCAATTGAGAAAGTTTTGAAGCTTGTGAAGACACTTTTAGGCGAAGTCTCCGTGTCAATTGTGCCATATGACAGTTTTTAGTAGCTTAAACTTAGTGATTCAGGTAAGGAACTGCAATAGATAATAGGATTTCTGGGACCTGATTGTTAAGACCTGCCTTCCTTGAAGGGGGAATTGATTGTTAAGACCTGTTTGTTCTGCTGATTATTTATTGTAGGAATATCTTCACGATGATATCAGTTGAGAATGTTGTATATAATCTCTGTTTTTATTTCAACTGTAGTGTGGGTTTGTTTATTCAATTTACTTTGGTCCAATACGGTCCATTTTGCTCCAATTTGGTACATGGCGGGAGTCTTGCCCCTAATTATTgttataaaagttaaaaatcttgGCGCTAATTAGTATGATTATAGCAAAGCAGAACagtgcaaaaaaataattaaataaaacagaGAAAGTCGAACCAAAGCTTGAAATCAGGGTTAGGAATGTCAGATTACCTCCCAGAGGAAGTGGTGCTGGAAATTCTGCAAAGACTAggtttttattataaaataaaccaCGATTTTTATATAAGCTGATGTAAATACTCTTtattgaaaaaggaaaataaattactaAAGAAAGGAATTAGAACCTGGATTTTCCACTTCCTCGAGGCAAAAATCTAGAGTAGAATAGGTGGTAATCATTCCATCTATAGTCCTTACATTTATCCCATCCAAAAGAGGTATAATATTTTACACAACTTATTTAATAATGTTATAGgcataataattttcacaatatttttcgtAGCAATTGAgtttgtgaatttttatttctcatatGGGCTAGTCACTGATTCTACTTTATCACATACCATTAACAACTTGCTTGCCAATTTAACAATTGAAGTAAACTAGTgtgaaaaaatgtattttctcaACTCTTGCAGCTTATTTCCATGCTTCCAGAAAGTGCCGAAACCGATCTGAAGAGTCTATATTTACTTTTTCCACAACTTCTTGCTCGTGTCTACTTGTGCAGTTGTGCTCCCCTCTAGTTTTTGCATTCCTTTCTCCTTCATCAAAATAGAATACACACTTTTGACTATGTAGTATCCAAATCTATTTAGCTTCAGGTAACCTACAACTCAATGGAATTTCCTTTATTGTTTTTCATCTCTGTGGCATGAAGATGTAGTCTATCAATCTTCAGTTCCACTCTCTGCTATGTTCATCTATGATCAATTAGTGAGCTCACTACAGCTTCGGGGTGGAGCTTTCTTGGTGAGACTAGCATATAAAATATTGGGGTGGAGAATTATTTGTCACTCCAAATCTTGACATCACCTATTCTACATCTCATACATATACTGAGCATCATTCGCGCCCCTAAAGATACTTCTCTAAGCATATGAACCAGCTCCATTCAGATTCGCCTCCATGAAATTGCTTGTTACAAAATATCTGGCTTTGTTTAGTTTACTCTATAAAGAAGTGAACTGCTGTCACTCATTAACTGCCACCCTACTTTGCTATTAAAGCTAAATTAAACTCACAAAGCTCTTTAAATCCCATTCCTGCATGTTACTTGGGTACCCACATTGTCCCATctcaaagttttatttttttttttttcctttctctgtCCATATGAATCTACTAGAATATTCACATTTTAGAAACCAAGTCTCGCATAATTTCTCTAAGAGCCTAAAACTGAAACAACTCATAGCGTATGTAAAAATGACATAGGCCACTACCTTGATTAGTGTTTCTTTCCCAACTTGAAGTAGCAGCTTCTCTTTTGACTTTTGAAGCTTCTTCCATATCCTTTCTTTTACTTCaacaaatgctttttttttttttatcttcaaattcaATGAGGGTAGTAAGAGGTAATTTTTCATATTGATTCAGTGCCAAACTCCTAGCATAGTTAGGATTACATCCTGCCTCTCAACTAATATATTtccactaaaaatatatatatatatattttcttctcaCAAATTACTAAGTTGAGTTCTCTTTATATTGTCTGAGGATATCTTAGATTTCTATGTACTTATCCATGGATGGCAGATGCTCAGCAGAACACAGGATTGTCACTTGCAAAGAAAATGTGAGTAATTTTTGGAATTCGTCCATGCAAGCTTTTTTTAGTTCACACCCAATGCAAAtgcatggagagagagagagagggcctTATTTCAAACCCCTCGTGGGATAAACACATCCCTTTGGTTCTccatttaacaaaataaaataacaatagaGACATTTCTTTACAATTAATATCCATTATTCATGAAAACCCAATCATCTTATCAATATTTTCAAGAAACACTCATTTTACCCTACCATCAGTCTTATTCAA from Castanea sativa cultivar Marrone di Chiusa Pesio chromosome 11, ASM4071231v1 harbors:
- the LOC142617583 gene encoding DEAD-box ATP-dependent RNA helicase 21-like, with translation MKRSFSDDVSAVNVKSSAVKPVFLARAEREALALKRRQQEADEINKSRQILLSSAFNNNNHNRHNSSDLNKPSDSDRHRDRDRDRRNRDREREEDAKSRERARVEKLAEREREKELDSIKEQYLGSKKPKKRVIKPSEKFRFSFDWENTEDTSRDMNALYQNPHEAQPLFGRGFRAGVDRREQKKLAAKNEKETREEIRRKDGVEERPEEAAAQKLKEQAAEKYGNLDMRVDRHWSDKKLEEMRERDWRIFREDFSISYKGSKIPSPMRAWDESKLSQDLLKAVEKAGYKKPSPIQMAAIPLGLQQRDVIGIAETGSGKTAAFVLPMLSYITRLPPMNEEIEAEGPYAVVMAPTRELAQQIEEETNKFAKNLGIRVVSIVGGQSIEEQGFRIRQGCEVVIATPGRLIDCLERRYAVLNQCNYVVLDEADRMIDMGFEPQVMGVLDAMPSSNLKPENEDEELDGKKIYRTTYMFSATMPPAVERLARKYLRNPVVVTIGTAGKTTDLISQHVMMVKESEKLSRLQRLLDELGNDRTAIVFVNTRKNADNVAKNLDKAGYRVTTLHGGKSQEQREISLEGFRAKRYNVLVATDVAGRGIDIPNVAQVINFDMHGSIDTYTHRIGRTGRAGKTGVATTFLTLSDSDVFYDLKQMLIQSNSSVPNELARHEASKFKPGSVPDRPPRSKDFVFAN